The following are encoded in a window of Kitasatospora sp. NBC_01250 genomic DNA:
- a CDS encoding HEPN domain-containing protein, protein MKWQQGRAAVEGMLTRKELERVPASREQADNLLAQASNHLKAAEAVVSFDAIGAYQLLYDAARKALVAVLENQGLRPTSRGGHIAVLEAVSAQLDPPLGATLRPFDRMRRRRNQAEYADLDAPGIETQDVTNDVPKVKAIIELAQRVLDEMSPF, encoded by the coding sequence ATGAAGTGGCAGCAGGGCCGCGCCGCAGTCGAAGGCATGTTGACCCGCAAGGAGCTGGAGCGAGTACCCGCGAGCCGGGAGCAGGCCGACAACCTGCTGGCTCAAGCGTCGAACCACCTCAAGGCAGCAGAGGCGGTCGTGTCATTCGATGCCATCGGCGCCTACCAGCTTCTGTACGACGCAGCCCGCAAGGCGCTGGTCGCAGTGCTGGAGAACCAGGGGCTGCGACCGACCAGCCGAGGGGGTCACATCGCGGTCCTGGAAGCCGTCAGCGCGCAGCTCGATCCACCTCTCGGGGCGACCCTCAGGCCCTTCGACCGCATGCGCCGACGCCGGAATCAGGCGGAGTACGCGGATCTGGACGCACCCGGGATCGAAACCCAAGACGTGACCAACGATGTCCCGAAGGTCAAGGCGATCATCGAGCTTGCGCAGCGCGTCCTGGATGAAATGAGCCCGTTCTGA
- a CDS encoding MarR family transcriptional regulator, whose product MQSPPPALLPLLRTPFQGEMLAWLYLHPQEETSLADIAARFGVSTATASREADRLVEAELVTERRHGNLRLLRANAIGRLAGPLTELFALTYGPIAVLGDLLLPIAGVEEARIYGSWAARYSGEHGGVPNDVDVLVVGSPDEDELYEAARKAERLLDREVNVHRVSSARWHEPGTDPFLTGIRSRPTVQLEAFERKHKG is encoded by the coding sequence ATGCAATCTCCTCCGCCGGCGCTGCTGCCGCTCCTACGAACGCCGTTCCAGGGAGAGATGCTGGCCTGGTTGTACCTGCATCCGCAGGAAGAGACCTCGCTGGCCGACATCGCCGCGCGCTTCGGCGTCTCGACTGCAACCGCGAGCCGCGAGGCGGACCGGCTGGTCGAGGCAGAACTGGTCACAGAGCGACGGCACGGAAACCTCCGACTCCTGCGGGCCAACGCCATTGGGCGGCTGGCAGGCCCACTGACCGAGTTGTTCGCCCTCACCTACGGTCCGATCGCCGTGCTCGGCGACCTGCTGCTGCCGATTGCCGGCGTGGAGGAAGCCCGCATCTACGGCTCCTGGGCAGCCCGCTACTCAGGAGAGCACGGTGGGGTGCCCAACGACGTCGATGTGCTCGTGGTGGGTAGCCCCGACGAGGACGAGCTGTACGAGGCTGCACGCAAAGCGGAGCGCCTACTCGACCGAGAAGTCAACGTTCACCGGGTCTCATCGGCCCGCTGGCACGAGCCGGGCACGGACCCGTTCCTCACGGGCATCAGAAGCCGGCCGACGGTTCAGCTCGAAGCGTTCGAAAGGAAGCACAAGGGATGA
- a CDS encoding LLM class flavin-dependent oxidoreductase codes for MRLSTVILPIHRWSAGQKIWQQAEDLGFHAAYTYDHLSWRSFRDEPWFGSIPTLTAAAAATERIRLGTLVTSPNFRHPVTLAKELLTVDDISDGRLTVGIGAGGSGFDATAMGQEAWSGKERADRFGEFLPLLDELLTQDATTSEGRYYSAVEARNIPGCVQQPRVPFYVAATGPRGLRLAAEYGQGWVTYGDPRGPGDVPVEQAPAVIEGQLAKLRAACEARGRDVAELEKVLLQGSTAERPLESLDAFVDWAGRYQEIGITELVVHWPVPDSIFASDLAVFERIATEAMAQLG; via the coding sequence ATGCGACTGAGCACCGTGATCCTCCCCATCCACCGCTGGTCAGCGGGTCAGAAGATCTGGCAGCAGGCCGAGGACCTCGGCTTCCATGCCGCGTACACCTACGACCACCTCTCCTGGCGCTCGTTCCGCGACGAGCCGTGGTTCGGGTCGATCCCGACCCTCACGGCTGCTGCCGCCGCCACCGAGCGGATCCGCCTCGGCACCCTGGTCACCTCGCCCAACTTCCGCCACCCGGTCACGCTGGCCAAGGAGCTGCTGACCGTCGACGACATCTCGGACGGCCGGCTGACGGTCGGGATCGGGGCCGGCGGGTCGGGGTTCGACGCGACGGCGATGGGCCAGGAGGCCTGGTCGGGCAAGGAGCGGGCGGACCGGTTCGGCGAGTTCCTGCCGCTGCTGGACGAACTGCTCACCCAGGACGCCACCACCAGCGAGGGCCGGTACTACTCGGCCGTCGAGGCGCGCAACATCCCCGGCTGCGTGCAGCAGCCCCGGGTGCCGTTCTACGTCGCGGCGACGGGGCCGCGCGGGCTGCGGCTGGCGGCGGAGTACGGGCAGGGCTGGGTGACCTACGGCGACCCGCGCGGGCCCGGCGACGTGCCGGTGGAGCAGGCGCCCGCGGTGATCGAGGGGCAGCTGGCCAAGCTGCGGGCCGCCTGCGAGGCGCGCGGGCGGGACGTGGCCGAGCTGGAGAAGGTGCTGCTGCAGGGGTCGACCGCGGAGCGGCCGCTCGAGTCGCTGGACGCGTTCGTGGACTGGGCGGGGCGGTACCAGGAGATCGGAATCACCGAGCTGGTGGTCCACTGGCCGGTGCCGGACTCGATCTTCGCGAGCGACCTCGCCGTCTTCGAGCGGATCGCCACCGAGGCGATGGCCCAGCTCGGCTGA